One window of Curtobacterium sp. 458 genomic DNA carries:
- the hemC gene encoding hydroxymethylbilane synthase, with amino-acid sequence MRLGTRASRLAMSQSQDVADRLAKASGRPVELVEVTSEGDTNRASLASLGGTGVFASALREALVAGEVDVLVHSLKDLPTAPYPGLTIAAVPKRADARDVLVARNGATVDSLPEGAKVGTGSPRRVAQLKAKRPDLDVVDIRGNIDTRLGRVEDDLDAVVLAAAGLGRIDRLSAATELLDLGFWPSAPGQGALAVEIRSDETDRNLLAALRKLDHAPTRLTVTAEREVLAKLEAGCSAPIGATAVVDAELLLVSATVYRPDGSEYRTASHAAHLDGSAQERLDEALDVGRRVAAELLENGAAGLADLASSVSDAPADGHHSAGPGLATPAAAQPADDATSSTGSGTATSTD; translated from the coding sequence ATCCGTCTCGGCACCCGGGCCAGCCGGCTCGCGATGTCGCAGTCGCAGGACGTCGCCGACCGCCTCGCGAAGGCGTCCGGCCGTCCCGTCGAACTCGTCGAGGTGACCAGCGAGGGCGACACGAACCGTGCATCGCTCGCCAGCCTCGGCGGCACCGGGGTCTTCGCCAGCGCTCTGCGCGAAGCACTCGTCGCGGGCGAGGTCGACGTCCTCGTGCACTCCCTCAAGGACCTCCCGACCGCGCCGTACCCGGGGCTGACGATCGCGGCGGTGCCCAAGCGTGCCGACGCCCGTGACGTCCTCGTGGCCCGGAACGGCGCCACGGTGGACTCGCTGCCCGAGGGTGCGAAGGTCGGCACGGGGTCGCCCCGCCGGGTCGCGCAGCTCAAGGCCAAGCGTCCGGACCTCGACGTGGTGGACATCCGCGGCAACATCGACACCCGCCTCGGCCGGGTGGAGGACGACCTCGACGCGGTCGTACTCGCCGCCGCGGGACTCGGGCGCATCGACCGACTGAGCGCCGCCACGGAGCTCCTCGACCTCGGCTTCTGGCCGAGTGCCCCCGGTCAGGGAGCGCTCGCGGTCGAGATCCGGTCGGACGAGACGGACCGGAACCTGCTCGCCGCACTCCGGAAGCTCGACCACGCGCCGACCCGCCTCACGGTGACGGCCGAGCGCGAGGTCCTGGCGAAGCTCGAGGCCGGGTGCTCCGCGCCGATCGGTGCGACCGCGGTCGTCGACGCCGAGCTCCTGCTCGTCAGCGCGACGGTGTACCGCCCCGACGGCTCTGAGTACCGCACGGCGTCGCACGCGGCGCACCTCGACGGGTCCGCGCAGGAACGCCTCGACGAGGCCCTCGACGTCGGCCGCCGTGTCGCCGCCGAACTGCTCGAGAACGGCGCGGCCGGACTCGCCGACCTGGCGTCGTCGGTGTCGGACGCGCCGGCCGACGGTCACCACTCGGCCGGACCCGGACTGGCCACCCCGGCCGCCGCGCAGCCCGCCGACGACGCGACGTCGAGCACCGGCTCCGGCACGGCGACCAGCACGGACTAG
- a CDS encoding ferrochelatase, with protein MTDTSQITNGHGAVLAATPAAVDGPEHVEVPTAYDAILLAGFGGPEGQDDVIPFLRNVTRGRGIPDERLEEVAHHYRHFGGVSPINAQNRALKAALEAELAERGIDLPVLWGNRNWDPYLEDAFTEAADRGLTNLIAIATSAYSSFSSCRQYREDYARVLDATGLIDTIKIDKVRQFFDHPGFVRPFVDGVRDGLAKAIAENEGLDLGTELHVLFSTHSIPSADAARSGPDFRGFDEHGAYEAQHLAVAEVVLEQAWNELVEQPEHAHLAGTSKPAWKLVYQSRSGPPTQPWLEPDINDYMNEELKGGPTRAVLIVPLGFVSDHMEVMWDLDEEATETAQELGFWSVRTQTPGVDPAYVAGLIDLVLERVNGVPTSERPHLTDLGPWYDVCRPGCCENVRAGFKPAAAGLAP; from the coding sequence GTGACCGACACCAGCCAGATCACGAACGGACACGGAGCCGTCCTCGCCGCGACGCCCGCCGCGGTCGACGGACCCGAGCACGTCGAGGTCCCGACCGCGTACGACGCGATCCTCCTCGCCGGGTTCGGCGGTCCGGAGGGCCAAGACGACGTCATCCCGTTCCTCCGCAACGTCACCCGTGGCCGCGGCATCCCGGACGAGCGGCTCGAAGAGGTCGCGCACCACTACCGGCACTTCGGCGGCGTCAGCCCGATCAACGCGCAGAACCGCGCGCTGAAGGCGGCGCTCGAGGCCGAACTGGCGGAGCGCGGCATCGACCTGCCCGTGCTGTGGGGCAACCGCAACTGGGACCCCTACCTCGAGGACGCCTTCACGGAAGCCGCAGACCGCGGGCTGACGAACCTCATCGCGATCGCGACGAGCGCCTACTCGTCGTTCTCGAGCTGCCGGCAGTACCGCGAGGACTACGCCCGCGTGCTCGACGCCACTGGCCTCATCGACACGATCAAGATCGACAAGGTCCGGCAGTTCTTCGACCACCCGGGCTTCGTGCGGCCGTTCGTGGACGGCGTGCGTGACGGCCTCGCGAAGGCGATCGCGGAGAACGAGGGCCTCGACCTCGGCACCGAGTTGCACGTGCTGTTCTCGACGCACTCGATCCCCTCGGCCGACGCCGCCCGCTCCGGGCCCGACTTCCGCGGCTTCGACGAGCACGGCGCGTACGAGGCGCAGCACCTCGCGGTCGCCGAGGTCGTCCTCGAGCAGGCGTGGAACGAGCTCGTCGAGCAGCCCGAGCACGCGCACCTCGCCGGGACGTCGAAGCCCGCGTGGAAGCTCGTCTACCAGTCGCGTTCGGGCCCCCCGACGCAGCCCTGGCTCGAGCCGGACATCAACGACTACATGAACGAGGAGCTCAAGGGCGGACCGACCCGCGCCGTGCTCATCGTCCCGCTCGGCTTCGTGAGCGACCACATGGAGGTCATGTGGGACCTCGACGAGGAAGCCACCGAGACCGCGCAGGAGCTCGGCTTCTGGTCGGTCCGGACGCAGACGCCCGGCGTCGACCCGGCGTACGTCGCCGGGCTGATCGACCTCGTGCTCGAGCGCGTCAACGGCGTCCCGACGTCGGAGCGTCCGCACCTGACCGACCTCGGCCCCTGGTACGACGTCTGCCGACCGGGCTGCTGCGAGAACGTGCGCGCCGGCTTCAAGCCCGCCGCCGCCGGCCTGGCACCGTGA